DNA sequence from the Arthrobacter crystallopoietes genome:
CGCAGGGTCATCGCCGGCTTGAGTTTGAGGTCCTCCGGCACCTGCCCCTCAAACGGTGAAAGACCGTACAGGCCAAGGCCAACGCGAACCAGGTCGAAGTGCGCGTCCGGGCGGGTCAGGGTCCCGGGCGTGTTGGCCAGATGGCGCACCTCAAGGTCCAGGCCTGCGTTCTCGGCCACCGCCACCGCCTCGCGGAACCGGTCAATCTGCTCATCCGTTTCCGGCCGGTGCGGCTCGTCGGCGACGGCCAGGTGCGAGAAGACCCCGACCACGCGCAGCAGCCCTTCCTCCTGGAACTCCACGGCCCGGCTGACCAGCGGCTCCCACTGCGCAGGCGCGCAGCCGTTGCGGCCCAGGCCGGTATCGATCTTGAGCTGCACGCGCGCCGGCCGTTCCTGCCGCTTGGCCGCCGCCGCCACGTATTCCAGCTCCCAGCCGGAAATGCCAAGATCCACGTTGGCGTTGATGGCGGCGTCGAAATCGCTGTCGGGAGTGTGCAGCCAGGCCAGGATCGGCGCGTCGAAACCGGCCGACCGCAGTTTGAGCGCTTCGGAAATGTGCGCGGTGCCAAGCCAGCTTGCCCCGGCTTCCAACGCCGCGCGGGCAACCTCGACGGCGCCGTGCCCGTAGCCGTCCGCCTTGACCACGGCCATGACCCGGGCGGGGGCGGCGATCTCGAGGAAGTGCCGGACGTTTGCCCGGATGGCGTCCAGGTCAATCACTGCCTGGCGGTCATAACTCATGCCTGCTTCAGAACTCACCCGTTCATTCTTTCATCAGCAGCCTGAAAACCGGGTCAAGCCCGCCCTCGGGCCCGCGCTGAGCCCGCCCTCAGCCCCGTCTCAGACGTCCGAATGCCGCGCCACGGTGGCGGTGGCCCGGCGGACGGCCAGCGGCGGAATCTCGGGAATGATCTTCTCCAGGAAGGCATACCGGCGCAGCCACTGCCCGCGCACTCCCTCGCGCGTATCGTTCACCTGCTGCCACCAGTCCGCCACGTCGCCCCAGCCCGGTGCCGCCAGCGAGCCACCGAATTGCTGGACGGACAGCGCAGCACACAGATTCGCAAACGCGAGCCGGTCGGCCAGCTTCCAGCCGGCCAATGTGCCCATCAGGAACGCCGCACTGAAACAGTCCCCGGCGCCGGTGGAATCGTAGGCCTTCACCGGCAGCGCGGGCACCCAGTCCTCTTCGCCCGTGATCGAATCGATGGCAATCGCCCCGCGCGAGCCCAGGGTCACCACCGCCACCGGCACCCGGTCCGCGAGGGCATACAGTGCCGCCCACGGATCGTCGGTTCCGGTGTAGCGCATGGCCTCCGCATCGTTCGGCAGGAAGGCGTGGAATCTTTCGAGATTGGCCAAGGTGGACTCGGACCACTGCCCGGTGGGGTCCCAGCCAACATCGCCAAAGAGTTTTGTCCCGTTTCCGGCAGCAGCCAGTGCCCACGGTTCCAGTTCCGGCGCCAGCGACGTGATGGCGGCCCTGCATGGTGGCGGATCGCCAACCAGTTCGGATGCGCTGAGCGGGGCGGCGTGGCCGTGAGTAATAAACGACCGGTCCCTGTCGGTGGAGAGGGAGACCGTCACCGGCGAATGCCATCCCGGGAAGTTCCGCGACAGGGACAGGTCTACGTACTCCTGCGCGCCGATGATGTTGCGGTTGAATTCGCCGTACGC
Encoded proteins:
- a CDS encoding carbohydrate kinase family protein → MTNILNQPHGYDPLAAGRTPESPAFDLLLTGPVFLDIIFTGLSSLPEPGEELWSEGMGSCPGGVANQAIAASRLGLNTTLAAAFGDDAYGEFNRNIIGAQEYVDLSLSRNFPGWHSPVTVSLSTDRDRSFITHGHAAPLSASELVGDPPPCRAAITSLAPELEPWALAAAGNGTKLFGDVGWDPTGQWSESTLANLERFHAFLPNDAEAMRYTGTDDPWAALYALADRVPVAVVTLGSRGAIAIDSITGEEDWVPALPVKAYDSTGAGDCFSAAFLMGTLAGWKLADRLAFANLCAALSVQQFGGSLAAPGWGDVADWWQQVNDTREGVRGQWLRRYAFLEKIIPEIPPLAVRRATATVARHSDV
- the alr gene encoding alanine racemase, giving the protein MSYDRQAVIDLDAIRANVRHFLEIAAPARVMAVVKADGYGHGAVEVARAALEAGASWLGTAHISEALKLRSAGFDAPILAWLHTPDSDFDAAINANVDLGISGWELEYVAAAAKRQERPARVQLKIDTGLGRNGCAPAQWEPLVSRAVEFQEEGLLRVVGVFSHLAVADEPHRPETDEQIDRFREAVAVAENAGLDLEVRHLANTPGTLTRPDAHFDLVRVGLGLYGLSPFEGQVPEDLKLKPAMTLRARVANCKLVPEHQGVSYGLRYHTEEPTTLVLVPMGYGDGIPRSANGAQVAIGGKRYDVVGRVAMDQFVVDLRTSETEDLVGAEVILFGPSEDAPGAEDWAAAAGTINYEIVTRVSPRVPRVYIGRDLETGAAAGMEPSVDFTANYDGANHTSGNHNTANYDGGASAAADGSNGAGDRE